From Pleuronectes platessa chromosome 17, fPlePla1.1, whole genome shotgun sequence, one genomic window encodes:
- the atp5mj gene encoding ATP synthase subunit ATP5MPL, mitochondrial has product MAGRVFASWWSKVGPYYTKAFPEMWVGLGIMSYLYYKVSYGGKTAVKDKPTH; this is encoded by the exons ATGGCTGGACGTGTATTTGCATCTTGGTGGTCCAAGGTGGGCCCTTACTACACAAAGGCATTCCCAGAGATGTGGGTCGGCCTGGGCATCATGTCGTACCTGTACTACAAAGTCTCCTATGGGG gCAAGACGGCCGTGAAGGACA AGCCCACCCACTGA